The Streptomyces sp. NBC_01276 genome contains the following window.
TCCGCCAGCCCGCCTCCGGCGTCGCCGAGACCAGGCCGGCCGCGGAGGCGCCGAGGTCGAAGACGACCCGCCCGCCGGAGACCGAGTAGCCCTTCACCGTGCCGGAAGCGGAATCCCCCTCGTCCGTCTCGCGGTAAGGGCGTTGCCCGGCCGGCGGCGCGGGCTTCGACTTCGACGGCGCGGCCGACGAGGGGTCGGCCGAGGGGGACGCCGAGGCCGGGGCCGGGGCCGACGCGGAGGTGGAAACGGAGGAGGACGGGGAGGCCGTCGGCCCCTGAGTGGAGGACGACAGCGGTGACCCGGTCAGGGGCTGCGTCGTCAACGGCACGGCGAGCGGCGGATCGTAGGCCGTCCCGGACATGACCGTGTGCACGCCCCACCACGACAGGGTCACGGCGGCCGCGGTCGCCAGTACCCACGCCAGGGCGTGTACAAGTCCTCGTCGCATCAGGGCACATACTGCACCACCCACCACAGAGGTGGCCCGGCACCTCCCCGGGTCCCCCGAATGGACTACGGTGCCGCCATGGCAAGTGTGCTCGTGGTCGAGGACGACCAGTTCGTGCGTTCCGCCCTGATCCGGCACCTGACCGAGGCCTCCCACACCGTGCGGAGCGTCGGCACGGCCCTGGAGGCCCTGCGCGAAGTCGCCCACCACCGCTTCGACGTGGTCATCCTCGACCTCGGCCTGCCCGACCTCGACGGCTCCGAGGCGCTGAAGATGCTGCGCGGCATCACCGACGTGCCCGTCATCATCGCCACCGCCCGCGACGACGAGGCCGAGATCGTCCGGCTGCTCAACGACGGCGCCGACGACTACCTGACCAAACCGTTCTCCGTCGAGCACCTCTCCGCCCGGATGGCCGCCGTGCTGCGCCGCTCCCAGGCCGCCGCCGCCGAACCGCCCTCCCGCGTCCTGCGCGTCGGCGGACTCGCCATCGACCCGCTGCGCCGCCAGGCCGAACTCGACGGCTCCGTACTCGACCTCACCCGACGGGAGTTCGACCTGCTGGCCTTCCTCGCGGGCCGCCCCGGGGTGGTCGTGTCCCGGCGCGAGCTGCTCGCCGAGGTGTGGCAGCAGTCGTACGGGGACGACCAGACCATCGACGTGCACCTGTCCTGGCTGCGCCGCAAACTCGGCGAGACCGCCGCACGACCCCGCTACCTGCACACGCTGCGCGGGGTCGGGGTGAAGCTGGAGCCGCCGCTGTGAGCCGGTTCCGATGAGATGGGCCCTGGTCAAGGTGTGCCTCGCGGTCACCACCATGGTGGTCCTGGCCTTCGCCGTACCCCTGGGACTGGTGGTGCGGGAGATGGCCAGCGACCGGGCCTTCTCCAACGCCGAGCGGCAGGCCGCCACCATGGGGCCGACCCTGTCCATCACCACCGACCCCGTCCAACTGCGCAAGGCCGTCGAGTCCACGCAGATGGGCGCCGCCCGCCGGATGGCCGTCCACGTCCCCGCCATCGGCGGCGCCGCCCCCGTGGACATCGGCGAAGGCTGGGCGGGTGCCCGCGCCGTGGCCGAGACCCGCAGCCTCGGCCGTGCGACCACCGCCCGGGTGACCGGAGGGGGTTCCGCCCTGCTCCAGCCGACCGCCCTGGGCTCCGGCGACATCGCCGTCATCGAGATCCTGGTCCCGGAGAGCGAGGTCAGCAACGGCGTCACCACCGCCTGGCTGGTCCTCGCCGGGGTCGGGCTCGCGCTGGTCGTGGGCTCCGTCGCGGTCGCCGACCGGCTCGGCGCCCGCCTCGTGCGGCCCGCCGAACGGCTCGCCGACGCCGCCCACCAGCTGGGCGACGGACGGCTCGGGGCGCGGGTCCCCGAGGACGGCCCCAAGGAACTGCGCTCGGCGGCCGTCGCGTTCAACGCCATGGCCGACCAGGTCGTGGAACTCCTCGCCAACGAGCGGGAACTGGCCGCCGACCTCTCGCACCGGCTGCGCACCCCCCTGACGGTCCTCCGGCTCAACGCCGCCTCGCTCGGCGACGGCCCGGCCGCCGAACACACCCGGGCGGCCGTGGAGCAGCTGGAGCGGGAGGTCGACACGATCATCCGTACGGCCCGCGAACAGCGCCCCGCCACCCAGGCGGCCGGTTCGGCGGGCGCAGGCTGCGACGCCTCCGAGGTGATCCGCGACCGGATGGCCTTCTGGTCGGCGCTGGCCGAGGACGAGGGCCGCGAGGTCCGGCTGGCGGGCGTGGACCGTACCGTACGCATCCCCGTGGCCCGTCCGGAGCTCGCCGCGGCCCTCGACGCCCTGCTCGGCAACGTCTTCCGGCACACCCCCGAGGGCACCCCCTTCGCGGTGGACGTGCACGACGCCGGTGACGCCGTCATCGTCCTCGTCTCCGACGCCGGACCCGGCATCGCCGACCCGGACGCCGCCCTGCGGCGCGGCAACGACGGCCGCCGCGACGGCTCCACCGGCCTCGGCCTCGACATCGCCCGGCGGGTCGCGGAGTCCACCGGCGGTGACGTCCGGCTGGGGCGCTCCGTACTGGGCGGCACCGAGGTCCGGATCTGGATCGCCCTCGACGGCCGGGCCCGGGGCGACGGCCGCGGACCCGGCGTCCGGCGTGGCCGGCGCAAGCGGCGGGGCAACTGACCGACCCCGGGGGCGCGCCGCGCTCCCGCCCCCGGCCTGAGCCACTGACCGTGGCCGCGCCGAGCGGCCCGTGCCGGACGGGCGGACGGGTGGACGCGCGGACGGGCGGACGGGTGGACCAATGGCGGGTGGGCGGGTGGCGGGTGGGCGGTTGGAATACCGTACGGGCCGGGCGAGTTGAGGCCGCCGGGTGCGCGGGTGCGTCCCCGGGCGGGTCCCGTCCGCTCGCCCCACGTGCTGAAGCCCTCGCCTGATTGGAAACCGCATGCGTTACGCAATCCTCGGCACCGGCGTCGTCGGCCGGACGGTCGCCGCCCGGCTCGACTCCCTGGGCCACGAGGTGGTCATCGGCACCCGCGACCCCGGGGCCACCCTGGCCCGCGCCGAGTACGCCGCCTGGCAGGAGGCGCATCCGAGGATCTCCCTCGCGGACTTCCCCGAGGCAGCCCGGCAGGGCGACACGCTCGTCAACGCCACCGGCGGGAAGGTGAGCGTCGCCGCCCTGACGGAGGCCGAAGCCGCGCACCTGGACGGCAAGATCCTGATCGACATCGCGAACCCGCTGGACTTCTCGAAGGGCTTCCCGCCGAGCCTGGACCCCGTCGACACCGACAGCCTGGGCGAACTGATCCAGCGGACGTTCCCGCGGCTGCGGGTGGTCAAGACCCTGAACACCATGAACTGCGAGATCATGGTCGACCCGGCCCGGGTGAAGGGCGACCACACCGTCTTCCTCTCCGGCGAGGACGCCGACGCGAAGAAGACCGTGCACGCCCTCCTCTCCTCCTTCGGGTGGCCGGACCGTTCGATCCTCGACCTCGGCGGCATCGAGACCGCCCGCGGTACCGAGATGCTCCTGCCGATCTGGCTCCGGCTGATGGGAGCCCTGGGGCACTCGGAGTTCAACTTCCACATCCAGGGAGCCTGACCCGGCGCGCCCCGGTCCGGCCCCGTGGGCGGGGTCTTCCCGGAGTCGGGGAGGCCTCGCCCGGACGGGGGTGCAGATGTTGCCGGGCCCCCCGCCCGCCCGGAACGTGGGGGTGACGGAAGGAGTCACCCCATGAGAGTCATGCTCAGGGCCCATATGGACACGGCCGCCACCAACGAGGGCATCAAGACCGGTGCTCTCCAGCAGGCGATGAAGAAGCTGATGGAGGCCGTCGAGCCGGAGGCGGCCTACTTCGGGCTGCACGAGGGCGTGCGGTCCTGCTGGATGGTTTTCGACCTCCAGGACAGCTCGCGCCTGCCGGCGCTGCTCGACGACCTCTTCACGCAGTTCAACGCCGAGATCGAGGTCGGTCCGGTCATGAACGCCGAGGACCTGGCGAAGGGGCTGGCGGCGGTCGGGGCGAGGTCTTAGGGGGATCGGCGGGGGGCGGCTCGGCTGGTGGCATCGGGGTGACGCGGCGGCGTGGTCGTCGTGGGTGTTGATGTGGGCGTGGGCGTGGGCGTGAGTGCGGGTGCCGGTGTCGCCGGAGCGGACCCGCCCCGAAGCCGCCGCCGCCGACGCGGCTGCAGCCCGGCCCCGCCCGGCACGACACGTCGAGGGCGGTCCGGTGCCGGTACGCCGAGGCCGCCCGGCCCGGTCCCGGGCAGGACGCACGAGGCGCCCCGGAGCCGCGAAGCCCGAGCAGCGGCAGGGTGAACACCGTCCGGCTGCCGATCGTCCACCGCGGCCGACCGGCGAACCGGCGGGAGCGCTGGCCCCCGTATCGGCCGCGCTCCAGGTGGCCCTTGCGGTACGGCCATGGCGAACGGCGGGTCCGGCCCCCCGACCACAGCCGTACGTGTACCGGGCCGCCCGCGCCCGCGCCGGCGGCCCGACCCGAGCACGGTGAGCCTGGCGGCGACCGTGAGGCCCGTCCGTGGCCGACGGCAGCCCGCGGAGCACGGCGGCGACCAGGGCGGCCGGTACGGGGGCGCCGGCGCCGTGGGCGGCGGGCGACGCCGGACGGGGACCGCGCCGGACGTGAGCAGGCCGATTACCGGGCCGCCCTCCGGAAGACCCGTTCGCGGCGCGGTCAGGCGTGGTCCTCGGCGCGCAGCCGCTGCGTCTGGGCCCGTCCGACCTCGGCGGCCCGGTGGAGGTAGTCGGCGATGACCGTCAGCTCGGCATCCGAGTAGCCGTCCAGTACGGCACCGAAGGCGCGGCCCGGGACGTCCCAGGCCGCGCCGATGCGTTCGCGGGCGGCGGGCGCGAGGACGACGAGGGAGCGCCGCCGGTCCTCGGGGTCGGCCCGGCGTTCGACGACCCCGGCCTTCACCAGGCGGTCGACGAGGCGGGTGGCGGAGCCCGAGGTCAGGCCGGTGAGGCGGGCGATGTCGCCGGTGGAGACGGGGCCGGGCTCCGTGTCGAGGAGGGCCACGCACTGCATGTCCGTGGGGTGCAGGCCGACGTGGTCGGCCATGGCCTGGGCGAAGAGGGAGTAGTCGGCGTAGTGCCGCTGGCTCTCGGTGACGATGCGCGCCATCAGCTCGGCGCGGCTCCACTCACCCGAACGGGGGGAATCGGTTGACATCGGCTTCTCCATGCCTGAGATTTATCTGTGTCACGCAGTGAATGTGTGACGCAGAATCTGCACCACGTAACTCTTGCTCACCCTACCCGGGCCCGAAGGCCGTGGCGCCGGCTGCGACAGCGATACGCACGACGACCACCTGACGAACGCATGACGACACGCATGACGACACGTACGGCAATACGGGCAGCACCACGGACCTGCGATCGCAACGACAGCAACAACCCCCATGAATCAGGAGTCCCACCATGTCCCTCCTCGTCACCGGCGGCCGCGGCGCCGTCGCCCGCCACCTCGGCGGCCTCCTTTCGGCCCGCGGGATTTCCCACCGCGTCGGCTCGCGGGAGCGGGACACCCCCGGCGCCGTGCACTGCGACCTCTCCGACCCCGCCACCTTTCCCGCCGCCCTGGCCGGAATCCGGTCCGTCTTCCTCTACGCCGAGGCCTCCGCCGCCGAAGCCTTCGTCGAGGAGGCGGTCTCCGCCGGGGTGGAGCACGTGGTCCTGCTGTCCTCCTCCTCGGTGCTCGGTCCGGATCCGGCCGGGAGTCCGCTGTCGGCCGGACACCTCGCCGTCGAGCAGGCCCTCCTCGCGTCCCCGCTGCGCAGCACCCTGCTGCGGCCCGGCTCCTTCGCGAGCAACGCCATCGGCTGGTCCTGGGCACTGAAGTCCGGCCGCCCGGTCCACCTGCCCTACCCGGGCTCCTACGCCGACCCCGTCCACGAGGCCGACATCGCCGAAGCCGCCCTCGCCGTCCTGACCGACCCGGCCCTCGGCGGCCGCGCCCACACCCTGACCGGCCCGCAGGCGCTGACCTTCACCGCGCAGCTCGCCATACTCGGCTCCGTCCTCGGCCGGCCCGTGCCCTTCACCGCCGTCACCCCCGAGGAGTGGAAGGCCGAGGTGGAGGGTTATATACCCGGCCCGTACGCCGACGCCCTCCTCGGCTTCTGGGCCGCCTCCGACGGCCTGCCCGTCCCGGTCACCGATGCCGTCGAGCGGCTCACGGGGCATCCCGCCCGTTCCTTCGAGACCTGGGCCCGGGACCACGCCGAGGCCTTCGGGGGCTGAGCGGTACCGACCGCCTTCCAGGGGCGCCGGCGGGCAGGCCGGGAGTAGATTCGCAGCCTGGAGGCAGCGATGAAGGCTCACGGGCGCAGCGGGGGCCGGCCGACGTTGGAGGAGGTCGCACTCCGGGCCGGGGTCGGGCGCGGCACCGTCTCGCGGGTGGTCAACGGCTTGCCCGGGGTCAGTGCGCGGACCAGGGCCGCCGTCGAGGCCGCCGTCGCCGAGCTGGGTTACGTACCCCACCGGGCCGCCCGGGCGCTGGCCGCCGACCGTGCCGACGCCGTCGCCCTGGTCGTTCCCGACCCGGAGGCGCCCCTCTTTCCCGGCGGCTCCTTCATCGAGGTCGTGCGCGGGGTCGGCGCCGTCCTGGCCGACACCGACGTGCAGCTGGTGCTGGCCCTGGCGGGCGGCGAGCGGGAGCGCCGCCGTCTGGAAGGGTTCCTCTCCGGGCGGCGGGTCGACGGGGTGCTGCTGGTGGGGCTGGGCTCCGGGGATCCGCTGGCGGAGCTGGCGACACGGCTGGGCATCCCGGCGGTGCTCGGTGGGCGCCGCTCGGCCGCCGAGACGCTGCCGAGCGTGGACTGCGACGACCGGGAGGGCGCCGCCGCGGCCGTGCGCCACCTCCTGGAGCGGGGCAGGCGGGCGATAGCGGCGATCACCGGGCCGCTCGACGCGTACGGGGACCGGTGCCGACTGGAGGGCTACCGGCAGGCCCTGGCGGCGGCGGGGCGCCCCGTGGACGAGCTGCTGATCTCGGCGGGGAACCCCACCGCGGAGGGCGGCCGGCGGGCCGTGCGCGAACTGCTGGAGCGCCGCCCCGAGCTGGACGCCGTCCTCGCCGCCTCCGACCCGCTGGCGGCCGGGGCGCTGGCCGGGCTGCGCGCGGCCGGCCGTCGGATACCGGGCGACGTGGCGCTGGTCGGCTTCGGCGACTCCGCGACGGCCCGGTACCTGGATCCGGCGCTGACCAGCGTCCGGCAGCCCGGGGAGGAGATGGGCCGGGCCATGGCGCGGCTGCTGCTGGAGCGGATCGCGGGCGGCCGGGGGGCGCCGGGAGCGCCGGGGGAGGGGTCGGTGGTACTGCCGACGCAGCTGGTGGTCCGCGGGTCCTCGTAGGGCGTTCCGGGGGCGGGGAGGGGAATGCAGAAGGCCCCGGTCCGCTTCCGCGTACCGGGGCCTTCCCGCAGGGTGAGTGACGGGACTTGAACCCGCGGCCACCTGGACCACAACCAGGTGCTCTACCAACTGAGCTACACCCACCATGTCCGGTCGCAGAACGACCGGCCGAAGAAAAGGGTACAGGGTCCGGGAGGGTGCTCGCTCCACCCTTTTCCCGCACCCCTCTCCGGGGGGTCCTACTCGCCCGCCACCACGTGCTTGGCGGCGATGGTGCGGGCGGTGTCCGAGTCGGGTCCGGGCTGTGGCACGAAGACCGCCTCCCGGTAGTAGCGCAGCTCGGCGATGGACTCCTTGATGTCCGCGAGCGCCCGGTGGTTGCCGTTCTTCGGCGGGCTGTTGAAGTACGCCCGCGGGTACCAGCGGCGCGCCAGCTCCTTGACCGAGGACACGTCCACGATCCGGTAGTGCAGGTAGCCCTCCAGCGCGGCCATGTCGCGCAGCAGGAATCCGCGGTCGGTGCCGACCGAGTTGCCGCACAGCGGCGCCTTGCGCGGCTCCTTGACGTGCTCGCGCACGTACGCGAGGACCTGGGCCTCGGCGTCGGCCAGGGTGGTGCCGGCGGCCAGCTCGTCGAGCAGACCGGAGGCGGTGTGCATCTCGCGCACCACGTCCGGCATGGTCTCCAGGGCCCGGTCCGGCGGGCGGATCACGATGTCCACGCCTTCGCCGAGCACGTTGAGTTCCGAGTCGGTGACCAGTGCGGCCACCTCGATAAGTGCGTCGTCCGTCAACGAGAGCCCGGTCATCTCGCAGTCGATCCACACCATGCGATCGTTCATGCGCCCCACCTTATGCCGAAGGTCCCCCACATTGGTGCTCGGCCGATGTGGGGGACCTTCGTCAGGCGATGCCGGGAGTGGCCGCTACGCGTGCTCGCGCAGGACCCGTCCCGGGGAGTACAGCTCCGTCACGCTCGGACCGGAGGCGGCCAGGGCCGCCGCCGCCCGCTGGGGCTGCGGCGTGCGCTGGTGCGGCAGCGGACCGCCCGAGAGCTCGGACACCGGGGACACGTCGGCCTGCGGCCGGCGCGCACGGTAGGCGGAGCGGTAGGCGGCCGGGGAGGATCCCAGCTGCCGGCGGAAGTGCCCGCGCAGCGCGACGGGGGAACGGAACCCGCAGCGTCCGGCGACCTCGTCGACCGAGTAGTCGGAGGTCTCCAGCAGCCGCTGTGCCTGGAGCACCCGCTGGGTGATCAGCCACTGGAGCGGAGCGCTGCCGGTGAGCGAGCGGAACCGCCGGTCGAAGGTGCGCCTGCTCATGTAGGCGCGGGCGGCCAGCGTCTCCACGTCGAACTGCTCGTGGAGGTGTTCCAGGGCCCAGGCGACGACCTCGGCGAGCGGGTCGGCGCCGATCTCCTCGGGCAGCGACCGGTCGAGGTAGCGCTCCTGGCCTCCCGTGCGGCGCGGCGGGACGACGAGCCGGCGGGCCAGTGCCCCGGCCGCCTCGCTGCCGTGGTCCGTGCGCACGATGTGCAGGCACAGGTCGATTCCGGCCGCGGTGCCCGCGGACGTCAGCACGTCGCCGTCGTCGACGAACAGCTCGCGCGGGTCGACGTGGACGGACGGGTAGCGCTTGGCCAGCGTCGGCGCGTACATCCAGTGCGTCGTCGCGGGCCGGCCGTCCAGCAGCCCGGCGGCGGCGAGCACGAACGCTCCCGTGCACAGGCCGACGATCCGGGCCCCCTCCTCGTGCGCCAGACGCAGGGCGTCCAGGGCCTCCGGCGGCGGCGGTGAAGTGATGGAGCGCCAGGCCGGAACGACGACCGTGCCTGCCCGGGCGATCGCCTCCAACCCGTACGGCGCGGTCAGTTCGAGTCCGCCGGTGGTCCGCAGCGGACCGTCCTCCCCGGCGCACACGAGCAGTCGATAGCGTGGAACTCCCGCGTCCTGCCGGTCGATGCCGAACACGGAAAGTGGAATGGAACTCTCGAAGATCGGCCCGCCGCTGAACAGCAGCACGGCGACGATCTCCCTGCGGCGACGCCCCGCGAGCTTCCGGCCCGCGTCGGCGACGACTGCGGCGGTGGAATCCTGGCTCATGGCGCTAAGCCCCCCTTGGGTGTCGCGACTCCTTGGTCTGGTCGCACCTGCACGTTTCCCCTCGGCCTTGCACGTGGATCCCCCGCCGTAAATACATGATCGAATCTACTGCGTCCCGTGGTGTCGGCGTGACAAGTTCAGCACGGAGCGCTATGTCGACTTGGCAACTTGGCGAAAAGCATTCGATCAGGAAGCGTTCCACTCCGCTACCCGGGTGGGAAGCTCGCTGTCCGGCCATGGCCAGTACCCGTAGGGCCTCAGCGCCCCCCGAGGCTTGTAGTCGCTGGTGGTAGGGGGGTTGGGGGGACATTCCGGCAAGGGGGGCACACGGTCGGGAAGTTGGCTGAAAACAAGCG
Protein-coding sequences here:
- a CDS encoding response regulator transcription factor gives rise to the protein MASVLVVEDDQFVRSALIRHLTEASHTVRSVGTALEALREVAHHRFDVVILDLGLPDLDGSEALKMLRGITDVPVIIATARDDEAEIVRLLNDGADDYLTKPFSVEHLSARMAAVLRRSQAAAAEPPSRVLRVGGLAIDPLRRQAELDGSVLDLTRREFDLLAFLAGRPGVVVSRRELLAEVWQQSYGDDQTIDVHLSWLRRKLGETAARPRYLHTLRGVGVKLEPPL
- a CDS encoding ATP-binding protein, encoding MRWALVKVCLAVTTMVVLAFAVPLGLVVREMASDRAFSNAERQAATMGPTLSITTDPVQLRKAVESTQMGAARRMAVHVPAIGGAAPVDIGEGWAGARAVAETRSLGRATTARVTGGGSALLQPTALGSGDIAVIEILVPESEVSNGVTTAWLVLAGVGLALVVGSVAVADRLGARLVRPAERLADAAHQLGDGRLGARVPEDGPKELRSAAVAFNAMADQVVELLANERELAADLSHRLRTPLTVLRLNAASLGDGPAAEHTRAAVEQLEREVDTIIRTAREQRPATQAAGSAGAGCDASEVIRDRMAFWSALAEDEGREVRLAGVDRTVRIPVARPELAAALDALLGNVFRHTPEGTPFAVDVHDAGDAVIVLVSDAGPGIADPDAALRRGNDGRRDGSTGLGLDIARRVAESTGGDVRLGRSVLGGTEVRIWIALDGRARGDGRGPGVRRGRRKRRGN
- a CDS encoding NADPH-dependent F420 reductase; translation: MRYAILGTGVVGRTVAARLDSLGHEVVIGTRDPGATLARAEYAAWQEAHPRISLADFPEAARQGDTLVNATGGKVSVAALTEAEAAHLDGKILIDIANPLDFSKGFPPSLDPVDTDSLGELIQRTFPRLRVVKTLNTMNCEIMVDPARVKGDHTVFLSGEDADAKKTVHALLSSFGWPDRSILDLGGIETARGTEMLLPIWLRLMGALGHSEFNFHIQGA
- a CDS encoding DUF3303 family protein → MRVMLRAHMDTAATNEGIKTGALQQAMKKLMEAVEPEAAYFGLHEGVRSCWMVFDLQDSSRLPALLDDLFTQFNAEIEVGPVMNAEDLAKGLAAVGARS
- a CDS encoding MarR family winged helix-turn-helix transcriptional regulator, whose translation is MSTDSPRSGEWSRAELMARIVTESQRHYADYSLFAQAMADHVGLHPTDMQCVALLDTEPGPVSTGDIARLTGLTSGSATRLVDRLVKAGVVERRADPEDRRRSLVVLAPAARERIGAAWDVPGRAFGAVLDGYSDAELTVIADYLHRAAEVGRAQTQRLRAEDHA
- a CDS encoding NAD(P)H-binding protein; this translates as MSLLVTGGRGAVARHLGGLLSARGISHRVGSRERDTPGAVHCDLSDPATFPAALAGIRSVFLYAEASAAEAFVEEAVSAGVEHVVLLSSSSVLGPDPAGSPLSAGHLAVEQALLASPLRSTLLRPGSFASNAIGWSWALKSGRPVHLPYPGSYADPVHEADIAEAALAVLTDPALGGRAHTLTGPQALTFTAQLAILGSVLGRPVPFTAVTPEEWKAEVEGYIPGPYADALLGFWAASDGLPVPVTDAVERLTGHPARSFETWARDHAEAFGG
- a CDS encoding LacI family DNA-binding transcriptional regulator, producing the protein MKAHGRSGGRPTLEEVALRAGVGRGTVSRVVNGLPGVSARTRAAVEAAVAELGYVPHRAARALAADRADAVALVVPDPEAPLFPGGSFIEVVRGVGAVLADTDVQLVLALAGGERERRRLEGFLSGRRVDGVLLVGLGSGDPLAELATRLGIPAVLGGRRSAAETLPSVDCDDREGAAAAVRHLLERGRRAIAAITGPLDAYGDRCRLEGYRQALAAAGRPVDELLISAGNPTAEGGRRAVRELLERRPELDAVLAASDPLAAGALAGLRAAGRRIPGDVALVGFGDSATARYLDPALTSVRQPGEEMGRAMARLLLERIAGGRGAPGAPGEGSVVLPTQLVVRGSS
- the orn gene encoding oligoribonuclease translates to MNDRMVWIDCEMTGLSLTDDALIEVAALVTDSELNVLGEGVDIVIRPPDRALETMPDVVREMHTASGLLDELAAGTTLADAEAQVLAYVREHVKEPRKAPLCGNSVGTDRGFLLRDMAALEGYLHYRIVDVSSVKELARRWYPRAYFNSPPKNGNHRALADIKESIAELRYYREAVFVPQPGPDSDTARTIAAKHVVAGE
- a CDS encoding helix-turn-helix domain-containing protein, which gives rise to MSQDSTAAVVADAGRKLAGRRRREIVAVLLFSGGPIFESSIPLSVFGIDRQDAGVPRYRLLVCAGEDGPLRTTGGLELTAPYGLEAIARAGTVVVPAWRSITSPPPPEALDALRLAHEEGARIVGLCTGAFVLAAAGLLDGRPATTHWMYAPTLAKRYPSVHVDPRELFVDDGDVLTSAGTAAGIDLCLHIVRTDHGSEAAGALARRLVVPPRRTGGQERYLDRSLPEEIGADPLAEVVAWALEHLHEQFDVETLAARAYMSRRTFDRRFRSLTGSAPLQWLITQRVLQAQRLLETSDYSVDEVAGRCGFRSPVALRGHFRRQLGSSPAAYRSAYRARRPQADVSPVSELSGGPLPHQRTPQPQRAAAALAASGPSVTELYSPGRVLREHA